The Helicobacter sp. MIT 05-5293 nucleotide sequence AGATAAGATGAGCTATGTCGAGATGAATTATGTCGCATGTCAGCAGGGTGATATTGTGGGCTGTGGAAATCTCGGCTGGATGTATGCCACTGGCTCAAATGGAGCAGAGCAAAGCTATTACAATGCTGCAAAATATTTTACTTTGGCGTGTGATAGTGGGCATATTCAAAGCTGTAATAATCTAGGTGTGCTTTATGATGGAGGTCTTGGCGTCCGACAAGATAAGAGAAAGGCAACAGAGCTTTTTGGTTTGGCTTGTGATTATGGGATAGAATCAGGCTGCCATAATTTTTCTTTAATGCGCACAAGAGGCACTGTTAGTGGTGGAATCAGGGCATCGGGTAAATAAAGGTATGCGCTTAAACCAATATATTGCTCATCACACTAAATATTCAAGACGCGAAGCCGACAAGCTTATCATAGAGGGGCGCGTCAATATCCAACGAAGTAAAGCCACACTTCAATCAGTTTTACTTGAGAATCAAAATGTTTATATTGATGGCAAGAAAATCACACCGCAAGAGAATTATACTTGCATCGTGTATCATAAACCCAAAGGTGAGATTGTCAGCAAACGCGATGAACGCGGGAGAAGAGTAATTTATGATACTTTAGAATCTAAATTTAGGCATTTTGTAAGCGTGGGGCGACTAGATTTTGCAAGTGAGGGGGTTTTGATTCTCACTGATAATAAAGTGATTGCTAAAACACTTATGGAATCTGCTCTGCCACGCACCTATATTCTGAAACTTAGCGGTGCGCTTACTTCAGAGGTTATAGAGGCGATGCAGAATGGGCTAAAATGCGATGATGCACGCGCAGGTGGGCATGAAAAAAGTAAAATCATCGCTATGGAATTTGCGCCCTTTGAATCTTATGAAGTGATAAAAAGCGATAAAAAATATACTAAATTAAAAGTCAGCATCACAGAGGGGAAAAATCGTGAATTGCGGAGATTCTTTGCTCATTTTCATTGCGAGGTTTTGGATCTTAAGCGCGTAAGCTATGGATTTGTGCATCTTAATGCTTTGCCTTGTGGGAAGAGTCGATTTTTTACAAAAGATGAATACAAAGCTTTACGCGACTTTATGAAAAAAACTTCTTCTCTATCAGATTAATAACAAAAATTCTAATTTACATATTGTATTTTTTAAAATTTGTGATATAATGCCACTCCATTAATATTCATTGTTGAATTTTCTTAAGGAGTATGAGTGATCAAGCTCACATCAATCAGTAAAACTTATGCAAATGGGTTTGTTGCTTTAAAAAATATTGATTTAGAGGTGCAAAAGGGCGATATTATGGGTATCATAGGATATTCAGGCGCGGGTAAAAGCACACTGATACGCATTATCAATCGCCTAGAAGAACCGACAGAAGGTTCTTTGGTCATTGATGGTGTGGATTTGTTGGCACTTAAAGAAAATGCCTTACAGAAACAGCGTCAAAAAATGGGAATGATTTTTCAGCATTTTAATCTTTTGAGTGCAAAAAATGTCTTTGATAATGTCGCATTTGCTTTGCATATAGCAAAATGGGATAAGAAACTCATCAAACCCCGCGTCAATGAGCTTTTAGAACTAGTAGGATTAAGTGAGAAAGCACATCATTATCCTAGCCAACTAAGTGGTGGGCAAAAGCAAAGAGTAGCGATTGCTCGGGCTTTAGCCAATCACCCAAAGATTCTGCTTTGTGATGAGGCAACTTCTGCTCTTGATACTAAAACGACAAAATCCATTCTCGCACTTTTGCGAGATATTCAACAACGATTAGATTTAAGTGTAGTCTTGATCACTCATCAAATTGAGGTTGTTAAAGAGATTTGCAATAAAATGTGCGTAGTAAGTGATGGTGAAATCGTAGAGCGGGGGAGTGTGAAAGAAGTTTTTGCTTCGCCCAAACACCCTATTACAAAAGAATTAATTTCATTTTTGCCTCAAGATGAGCAAAGTTTCATCACACATTTAGGAGATTTGCACAATGTGTATAAGGTGATTTTCACAGGTCCAAACGCACAATCCCCATTGATTAGTCAAATGATTCGGAAGTTTGATGTTGATGTTAATATTTTGAGTGGGAGCATTGATGAGCTAAGAGGCGGTGAAGTCGGGCATTTAGTGATTAAATTTTCTGCTACAGAATCAAAGATTGACAATGCGCTTTCATGGCTTGTAGAAAATGGCGTAACCATTGAACATCTTCAAGAAAAGATTTGTGATAAGGTGCATAAGAATCCAGAAAAGGAGGCAGAAAATGCTTGAAGTCTTGGATTTTTTAGAGAAATATTATCTTGATGTATTGCGGAGTATTTTTACCAATCCGATTGCTTTTACTTTGGCAAAATCAGTCTGTGAAACCATTTATATGGTGGTTTTTTCATGTATTTTTGCAAGTATTTTAGGTTTGCCTTTAGGCGT carries:
- a CDS encoding pseudouridine synthase, with amino-acid sequence MRLNQYIAHHTKYSRREADKLIIEGRVNIQRSKATLQSVLLENQNVYIDGKKITPQENYTCIVYHKPKGEIVSKRDERGRRVIYDTLESKFRHFVSVGRLDFASEGVLILTDNKVIAKTLMESALPRTYILKLSGALTSEVIEAMQNGLKCDDARAGGHEKSKIIAMEFAPFESYEVIKSDKKYTKLKVSITEGKNRELRRFFAHFHCEVLDLKRVSYGFVHLNALPCGKSRFFTKDEYKALRDFMKKTSSLSD
- a CDS encoding methionine ABC transporter ATP-binding protein; this encodes MIKLTSISKTYANGFVALKNIDLEVQKGDIMGIIGYSGAGKSTLIRIINRLEEPTEGSLVIDGVDLLALKENALQKQRQKMGMIFQHFNLLSAKNVFDNVAFALHIAKWDKKLIKPRVNELLELVGLSEKAHHYPSQLSGGQKQRVAIARALANHPKILLCDEATSALDTKTTKSILALLRDIQQRLDLSVVLITHQIEVVKEICNKMCVVSDGEIVERGSVKEVFASPKHPITKELISFLPQDEQSFITHLGDLHNVYKVIFTGPNAQSPLISQMIRKFDVDVNILSGSIDELRGGEVGHLVIKFSATESKIDNALSWLVENGVTIEHLQEKICDKVHKNPEKEAENA